A single window of Coffea eugenioides isolate CCC68of chromosome 7, Ceug_1.0, whole genome shotgun sequence DNA harbors:
- the LOC113777106 gene encoding AP2/ERF and B3 domain-containing transcription factor At1g50680-like produces MQEQSEISGAATNAIQEISDSNSNSYVIQNKRQKLDNKVDSPRFKGVVIQKNGRWGAQIYAHERIWLGTFKSEIEAAMAYDSAAIKLQGGDAYRNFPWTNITSEEPKFQSQFSTQAVLNMIKDGSYPVKFVEYLRAQSFIQSFATMPSNGGLVCKKLFHKELTPSDVGNLNRLVIPKKYALMYFPHLSCDAEESDEDIAGEDDAELVFFDRSMRSWKFRYCYWKSSQSFVFTRGWNRYVRNKGLQAKDVVSFSLFEFKNGSDEVQPIFMIDAEYHQSFRGGLMLNSSRDENNFPETEPNGSTKRGLKLFGKDSKLLTAAKIHLQMSYQILDS; encoded by the exons ATGCAGGAGCAGAGTGAGATTTCTGGTGCAGCAACAAATGCCATCCAGGAAATTTCTGATTCAAACAGTAATAGCTACGTGATCCAAAATAAGCGCCAAAAGCTAGATAATAAAGTTGATAGCCCAAGATTCAAAGGAGTCGTCATTCAAAAAAATGGACGCTGGGGAGCACAGATATATGCCCATGAACGCATTTGGTTAGGAACTTTCAAATCTGAGATCGAAGCAGCAATGGCATATGATAGTGCTGCCATCAAACTCCAAGGTGGAGACGCATACAGAAACTTTCCATGGACAAACATAACTAGCGAAGAGCCAAAGTTCCAGAGCCAATTCAGTACACAAGCAGTACTGAATATGATCAAAGATGGTTCTTATCCAGTCAAGTTTGTTGAGTATTTGAGGGCACAATCATTTATACAAAGTTTCGCGACAATGCCTAGCAACGGAGGATTGGTGTGCAAGAAACTGTTCCACAAGGAACTTACTCCTAGCGATGTTGGAAATCTTAATCGACTTGTCATACCAAAGAAATATGCATTAATGTACTTCCCTCATCTTTCTTGTGATGCAGAGGAGAGTGATGAGGACATTGCTGGTGAAGATGATGCTGAATTGGTTTTCTTTGACAGGTCAATGAGGTCGTGGAAATTTCGATACTGTTATTGGAAGAGCAGCCAAAGCTTTGTTTTCACTCGAGGATGGAATAGATATGTCAGGAACAAGGGATTGCAGGCGAAAGACGTCGTTAGTTTCTCATTGTTTGAGTTCAAAAATGGATCAGATGAGGTGCAGCCTATATTCATGATTGATGCTGAATATCATCAGAGTTTTCGTGGTGGTTTGATGCTGAATTCATCCAGGGACGAGAATAATTTTCCTGAGACAGaaccaaatggttcaacaaaaAGGGGATTAAAGCTTTTTG GGAAGGATTCTAAGTTGCTAACAGCTGCAAAGATACACCTGCAAATGTCCTACCAGATTCTTGATTCCTAG